Proteins encoded by one window of Canis aureus isolate CA01 chromosome 13, VMU_Caureus_v.1.0, whole genome shotgun sequence:
- the USP44 gene encoding ubiquitin carboxyl-terminal hydrolase 44, protein MLTMDKCKHIGQLQLAQDHSILNPQKWHCVDCNTTESIWACLSCSHVACGRYIEEHALKHFQESSHPVALEVNEMYVFCYLCDDYVLNDNATGDLKLLRNMLSAIKSQNYQCTTRSGRVLRSVGTSDDTYYLPDGTQSLLQNEDQMYTALWHRRRILMGKIFRIWFEQSSIGRKRQEEQFQEKIAKREVKKRQQELEYQVKAELENIHPRKSLRLQSLAQSTTVEIVPVQVPQQTPASPAKDKVVSTSEDVRLKKASDSSGKRRPIVTPGVTGLRNLGNTCYMNSVLQVLSHLLIFRQCFLKLDLNRWLAVTAGDKTRSPYKHPPITDAVYQMNECQEKDTCSALSRHPSLSLGLSGGASKSRNMELIQPRESSSQYISLCHELHTLFQVMWSGKWALVSPFAMLHSVWRLIPAFRGYAQQDAQEFLCELLDKIQHELETTGTRLPALIPTSQRKLIKQVLNVVNNIFHGQLLSQVTCLACDNKSNTIEPFWDLSLEFPERYQCSGKDTASQPCLVTEMLAKFTETEALEGKIYVCDHCNTKRRRFSSKSVVLTEAQKQLMICHLPQVLRLHLKRFRWSGRNNREKIGVHVGFEEILNMEPYCCRESLKSLRPECFIYDLSAVVMHHGKGFGSGHYTAYCYNSEGGFWVHCNDSKLSMCTMDEVCKAQAYILFYTQRVTENGHSKLLPPELLSGSQHPNEEADTSSNEILS, encoded by the exons atgttaacaatGGATAAGTGCAAACATATTGGGCAGTTGCAGCTTGCTCAAGACCATTCCAtcctcaaccctcagaagtggcATTGTGTGGACTGCAATACAACTGAGTCAATTTGGGCCTGCCTTAGCTGTTCTCATGTTGCCTGTGGAAGATATATTGAAGAACATGCACTCAAGCACTTTCAAGAAAGCAGTCATCCTGTTGCATTGGAGGTGAATGAGATGTATGTTTTTTGTTACCTTTGTGATGATTATGTTCTAAATGATAATGCAACTGGAGACCTGAAGTTGCTACGAAATATGTTAAGTGCAATCAAAAGTCAAAATTATCAGTGCACCACTCGTAGTGGAAGGGTTTTGCGGTCTGTGGGTACAAGTGATGATACTTACTACTTACCTGATGGCACCCAATCTCTCCTTCAAAATGAAGATCAAATGTATACTGCCCTGTGGCACAGGAGAAGGATATTGATGGGTAAAATATTTCGAATTTGGTTTGAACAATCATCCATTGGAAGAAAAAGGCAAGAGGAACAATTTCAGGAGAAAATAGCaaaaagagaagtgaagaaaAGACAACAAGAATTAGAGTATCAAGTTAAAGCAGAATTGGAAAATATACATCCAAGAAAGAGTTTACGTTTGCAAAGTCTAGCTCAGTCTACTACCGTAGAAATAGTTCCTGTTCAAGTTCCACAACAAACCCCAGCATCACCAGCAAAAGATAAAGTAGTATCTACCTCAGAAGATGTAAGATTAAAAAAAGCCAGTGACTCCTCAGGTAAACGAAGGCCAATAGTAACCCCTGGTGTAACAGGATTGAGAAATTTGGGAAATACTTGCTATATGAATTCTGTTCTTCAAGTGTTgagtcatttacttatttttcggcaatgttttttaaaacttgatctGAACCGATGGCTGGCTGTGACAGCTGGTGATAAGACAAGGTCACCTTATAAGCATCCACCAATCACAGATGCAGtatatcaaatgaatgaatgccaaGAAAAAGATACATGCAGTGCTCTCTCCAGACATCCAAGTTTATCCTTAGGACTAAGTGGTGGAGCATCCAAGAGTAGAAATATGGAACTTATTCAGCCAAGGGAGTCCAGTTCACAATAcatttctctctgtcatgaattgCATACCTTGTTCCAAGTCATGTGGTCTGGAAAGTGGGCCTTGGTCTCACCATTTGCTATGCTACACTCCGTGTGGAGACTCATTCCAGCCTTTCGTGGTTATGCCCAACAAGATGCTCAGGAATTTCTTTGTGAACTTTTGGATAAAATACAACATGAACTAGAGACAACCGGTACTAGGTTACCAGCTCTTATCCCCACTTCTCAAAGAAAACTTATCAAACAGGTTCTGAATGTTGTGAATAACATATTTCATGGACAACTTCTTAGTCAG gtTACATGTCTTGCATGTGACAACAAATCAAATACCATAGAACCTTTCTGGGACTTATCACTGGAATTTCCAGAAAGATACCAATGCAGTGGAAAAGATACTGCTTCCCAGCCATGTCTGGTTACAGAAATGTTGGCCAAATTCACAGAAACTGAAGctttagaaggaaaaatctacgtatgTGACCATTGTAACA CAAAGCGTAGAAGGTTTTCTTCAAAATCAGTTGTACTCACAGAAGCACAAAAACAGCTTATGATTTGCCACCTACCTCAGGTTCTCAGACTACATCTCAAACGATTCAG GTGGTCGGGACGTAATAACCGAGAGAAAATTGGTGTTCATGTTGGCTTTGAAGAAATCTTAAACATGGAACCTTATTGCTGCAGGGAATCCCTGAAATCCCTCAGACCAGAATGTTTTATCTATGATTTATCTGCTGTAGTAATGCACCATGGGAAAGGATTTGGCTCAGGACACTACACTGCCTACTGCTATAATTCTGAAGGAG GGTTCTGGGTACACTGCAATGATTCCAAGCTAAGCATGTGCACTATGGATGAAGTATGCAAGGCCCAAGCTTATATCTTGTTTTATACCCAGCGAGTTACTGAGAATGGACATTCTAAACTCTTGCCTCCAGAACTCCTGTCTGGTAGCCAACATCCCAATGAAGAAGCTGATACCTCTTCTAATGAAATCCTAAGCTGA